One Flavobacterium sp. 90 DNA segment encodes these proteins:
- a CDS encoding RtcB family protein → MGNKLSGKDLIKLGFPKNNSINIALGQINRYRKREKKESILTEAKEVLLHPEKFDGHGTWGKVAEGLINPVHVRMHQLKTTRAPFTIFGENEIDQQAKFQLYDSLKLPISVAGALMPDAHSGYGLPIGGVLATDNAVIPYGVGVDIGCRMSLSIFDLPASYFKGKEHQLEAILKDNTKFGMNETHATKADHEVFYKSEFQDIPLLKNLLPKAYKQLGSSGGGNHFVEFGIAKIDNPENEWKLGVGEYFAILSHSGSRGLGANIAKHYTYLATKQCPLPKNVQHLAWLDLNTHDGQEYWLAMNLAGEYAKACHDDIHRRIAKAVGKRVVVTIENHHNFAWKEMVNGQECIVHRKGATPAAEGQLGIIPGSMTAPGYIVKGKGNVESLNSASHGAGRLFSRAKCKANFTQSEIKKVLKANDVTLIGGNIDEAPMAYKDITKVMGNQTDLVEVLGTFTPKIVRMDR, encoded by the coding sequence ATGGGAAATAAATTATCCGGAAAAGACTTGATTAAGTTAGGCTTTCCAAAAAATAATTCAATAAACATAGCCTTAGGGCAAATAAACAGATATAGAAAAAGAGAGAAAAAAGAATCCATTCTAACAGAAGCAAAAGAAGTATTACTTCATCCCGAAAAATTTGATGGACATGGAACATGGGGAAAAGTAGCCGAAGGTTTGATAAATCCTGTTCATGTAAGAATGCATCAATTGAAGACAACCAGAGCTCCTTTTACCATTTTTGGTGAAAATGAAATTGATCAGCAAGCTAAGTTTCAGTTATATGATTCTTTAAAATTACCAATTTCAGTTGCGGGAGCATTAATGCCAGACGCGCATTCAGGTTATGGATTGCCAATTGGCGGAGTTTTAGCAACTGATAATGCAGTTATTCCGTATGGAGTTGGTGTTGATATTGGTTGCCGAATGAGTTTGTCAATTTTTGATTTACCAGCTTCCTATTTCAAAGGAAAAGAACATCAATTAGAGGCAATTTTGAAAGATAATACCAAATTTGGAATGAATGAAACACACGCTACAAAAGCAGATCATGAAGTTTTTTACAAAAGCGAATTTCAGGATATTCCTTTACTAAAGAATCTTTTACCAAAAGCTTATAAGCAATTAGGGAGTTCTGGCGGAGGAAATCATTTTGTGGAATTTGGAATTGCAAAAATTGACAATCCAGAGAATGAATGGAAACTTGGAGTTGGAGAATATTTTGCCATTTTATCACATAGCGGTTCTCGCGGTTTAGGTGCAAACATTGCGAAACATTATACGTATTTGGCAACTAAGCAATGTCCGCTACCAAAAAATGTTCAGCATTTGGCTTGGTTGGATTTGAACACACATGATGGTCAGGAATATTGGCTCGCTATGAATTTAGCTGGAGAATATGCAAAGGCCTGTCACGACGATATTCATAGAAGAATTGCTAAAGCTGTAGGAAAAAGAGTAGTGGTTACGATTGAAAATCATCACAATTTTGCCTGGAAAGAAATGGTAAACGGACAAGAATGTATTGTGCATAGAAAAGGTGCAACTCCAGCTGCAGAAGGCCAATTGGGGATTATTCCCGGATCGATGACAGCGCCAGGTTATATTGTAAAAGGTAAGGGAAATGTTGAGAGTTTAAATTCAGCTTCTCACGGTGCGGGACGTTTATTTTCGAGAGCTAAATGCAAAGCTAATTTTACTCAAAGTGAAATTAAAAAAGTGCTGAAAGCGAATGATGTAACCTTGATTGGTGGAAACATTGATGAAGCACCAATGGCGTACAAAGACATTACAAAAGTAATGGGAAATCAAACTGATTTGGTGGAAGTTCTGGGAACTTTTACTCCGAAAATCGTTAGAATGGACCGATAA
- a CDS encoding response regulator transcription factor, whose translation MENNNKRILLVEDDLNFGAVLKDYLMLNDFEVTLAKNGMEGFEKFKKDVYDLCILDVMMPYKDGYTLAKEIREKNSEVPIIFLTAKSMKEDVLKGYKAGADDYLNKPFDSEVLLMKIKAIIQRKSADTKAEQVQFEFNIGKFHLNSKLRFLTFENEEPIKLSPKENELLKMLILHENDLMPRELALTKIWRDDNYFTSRSMDVYIAKLRKYLKADEDVEILNIHGEGFRLVVKSKVTE comes from the coding sequence ATGGAAAATAATAACAAAAGAATACTTTTAGTAGAAGATGACCTTAATTTTGGGGCAGTTCTTAAAGATTATCTAATGTTAAATGACTTTGAAGTTACTTTAGCTAAAAACGGTATGGAAGGTTTCGAGAAATTCAAGAAAGATGTATATGATTTATGTATTCTTGACGTAATGATGCCTTATAAAGATGGTTATACTTTAGCCAAAGAAATTAGAGAGAAAAATAGCGAAGTGCCAATTATCTTTTTAACGGCAAAATCTATGAAAGAAGATGTCTTAAAAGGATATAAAGCAGGAGCTGATGATTACTTGAATAAACCTTTTGATTCAGAAGTTTTATTGATGAAAATCAAAGCAATCATTCAAAGAAAATCTGCTGATACGAAAGCAGAACAAGTTCAATTTGAGTTTAATATTGGTAAATTTCACCTAAATTCTAAACTTAGATTCTTAACATTCGAAAACGAAGAACCAATAAAATTATCTCCAAAAGAGAATGAATTACTTAAAATGTTGATTCTTCACGAAAATGATTTAATGCCAAGAGAATTAGCATTAACAAAAATCTGGAGAGATGACAACTACTTTACTTCAAGAAGTATGGACGTTTACATTGCTAAACTTAGAAAGTACCTAAAAGCTGACGAAGATGTTGAAATTCTTAACATTCACGGAGAAGGATTCAGATTAGTTGTTAAAAGCAAAGTAACAGAATAA